A stretch of Mucilaginibacter terrae DNA encodes these proteins:
- a CDS encoding TonB-dependent receptor: MKQFYQSLFIAICLMFTTVLAQAQQTRGTIKGKVLTSDNKPADNITVGLKGTRFGTITTENGEYNFKAAAGSYTLVVSSVGVQGVEVQITVTAGQTTNVQPLSINTSMSELEAVNVTGNKVNKMATRKSPYVSKMPLNNLENPQVYTTISKELLVEQINTNFNDALRNTSGLDKLWSSTGRAGDGAAYYSLRGFTIQPTLINGIAGLTNGDLDPANIEKIEVIKGPSGTLFGGALTNFGGLINIATKRPKEEFGGDVSYTTGNYSLSRLTADVYGALSKDKKLLGRVNAAYNYQGSFQDAGFRKSFFLAPSLEYRATDKLTLNLDAEIYNYEGTNPLMVFLNRSRQLIARTPDELNMNFKRSFTGNDITVKTPVVNVRGLATYRISDEWTSQTSFSRSNRKTDGINQYVMFLGANDIDLSRLASYQNSTSTAIDIQQNFTGDFKIGGLRNRLVVGLDYLNQITDNNNSPYILYDVQNATINAPQYVGFNRPMFMNRLGASTAAYTKNYTVNNVYSVYASDMLNVTDRLMAMLSLRVDRFDNRGTYTQSTGLITGDYKQTAVSPKFGLVYQLVKDQVSIFGNYMNGFRNVAPVTQPLPDVSGTFKPQQANQIEGGVKVDAFKNRLTFTASYYDISVDNITRTEPVVRDGVTYNVTIQDGTQKSKGFELDLIANPVAGLNIVTGYSHNNSKLTKADINVVGRRPVSAGPADLVNAWISYTLPSGKYSGLGAGFGGNYASKNIITNDLRTGEFTLPSYTLLNGTVFYSAKKYRIGLKMDNLTNKKYFKGWTTVEPQMPRTFAANVTFKF, encoded by the coding sequence ATGAAACAATTTTACCAAAGCCTTTTTATTGCTATCTGCCTCATGTTTACAACCGTGCTTGCCCAGGCACAACAAACAAGAGGAACAATTAAAGGCAAGGTTTTAACATCAGACAATAAACCGGCCGACAATATTACCGTTGGCCTAAAGGGCACCAGGTTTGGTACCATTACTACCGAAAACGGCGAATACAATTTTAAAGCAGCAGCTGGTTCATACACATTAGTGGTATCATCAGTAGGCGTGCAAGGTGTTGAAGTGCAAATTACCGTAACCGCAGGCCAAACAACCAACGTCCAGCCACTAAGCATTAACACCAGCATGTCGGAGTTAGAGGCCGTAAACGTTACCGGTAACAAGGTTAACAAAATGGCTACCCGTAAAAGCCCTTATGTTTCAAAAATGCCGTTAAATAACCTCGAAAATCCGCAGGTTTATACTACCATTTCGAAAGAGCTACTGGTTGAGCAAATAAATACCAACTTTAACGATGCGTTGAGAAACACCTCGGGTTTAGATAAATTGTGGTCGTCAACAGGTCGTGCTGGTGATGGTGCAGCTTATTACTCGTTGCGTGGTTTTACCATTCAGCCTACTTTAATTAACGGCATTGCCGGTTTAACCAACGGCGACCTTGACCCGGCCAACATTGAAAAAATTGAAGTAATAAAAGGCCCTTCAGGAACCCTGTTTGGTGGCGCTCTTACCAACTTTGGTGGTTTAATTAACATTGCTACCAAACGCCCTAAAGAAGAATTTGGCGGTGATGTATCATACACCACCGGTAACTACAGCCTTAGCCGTTTAACCGCCGATGTTTACGGTGCCTTATCAAAAGATAAAAAGCTGTTGGGTCGTGTAAACGCCGCCTACAATTACCAGGGCAGCTTTCAGGATGCCGGTTTCCGTAAATCATTTTTCCTGGCTCCTTCATTGGAGTACCGCGCTACTGATAAGTTAACTTTAAACCTGGATGCCGAGATTTACAATTACGAAGGCACCAACCCTTTGATGGTCTTCTTAAACCGTAGCCGTCAGCTAATTGCCCGCACGCCCGATGAGCTGAACATGAACTTCAAGCGCTCATTCACCGGTAATGATATTACGGTTAAAACACCTGTGGTAAACGTTCGTGGTTTGGCTACCTACCGCATTTCAGACGAGTGGACTTCGCAAACCAGTTTCTCGCGCAGCAACCGTAAAACCGATGGTATAAACCAATACGTAATGTTTTTGGGAGCCAATGATATTGATTTAAGCCGCCTGGCCAGTTACCAAAACTCAACAAGTACAGCCATAGATATTCAGCAAAACTTTACCGGCGATTTTAAAATAGGTGGACTGCGCAACCGCCTCGTAGTAGGTTTAGATTACCTGAACCAGATAACCGATAATAATAACTCGCCATACATTTTGTATGATGTGCAAAATGCTACCATCAACGCCCCCCAGTACGTGGGCTTTAACCGCCCAATGTTTATGAACCGCCTGGGTGCCTCAACCGCTGCTTATACCAAAAATTACACGGTTAATAACGTGTACAGCGTTTATGCATCAGATATGCTTAACGTAACCGACCGCTTAATGGCTATGTTAAGTTTACGTGTAGACCGTTTTGATAACCGTGGTACTTACACCCAATCAACCGGTTTAATTACCGGCGACTACAAGCAAACTGCCGTATCCCCTAAGTTTGGTTTGGTTTACCAACTGGTTAAAGATCAGGTATCAATATTTGGTAACTACATGAACGGCTTCCGTAACGTTGCGCCGGTAACTCAGCCCCTTCCAGATGTTTCGGGTACATTTAAACCGCAGCAAGCCAACCAAATTGAAGGTGGTGTGAAGGTTGACGCCTTTAAAAACCGTTTAACTTTTACCGCCAGCTACTATGATATTTCGGTTGACAACATTACCCGCACCGAGCCTGTTGTGCGCGATGGTGTTACCTATAATGTTACCATACAAGATGGTACTCAAAAAAGTAAAGGTTTTGAGTTAGATCTGATTGCCAATCCTGTTGCCGGTTTAAACATTGTTACCGGTTACAGCCATAACAACAGCAAATTAACTAAAGCTGATATTAATGTGGTGGGTCGTCGCCCGGTAAGCGCAGGCCCTGCCGATTTGGTTAACGCCTGGATCAGCTATACCCTGCCATCAGGCAAGTACAGCGGTTTGGGTGCAGGTTTTGGTGGTAATTACGCCAGCAAAAACATTATCACCAACGATTTACGTACAGGTGAATTTACCCTGCCATCATACACCTTGTTAAACGGTACTGTGTTTTATAGTGCTAAAAAGTATCGTATAGGTTTAAAAATGGATAACCTGACCAACAAAAAATACTTTAAAGGCTGGACCACTGTTGAACCGCAAATGCCACGTACGTTTGCAGCCAACGTAACCTTTAAGTTTTAA
- a CDS encoding PepSY-associated TM helix domain-containing protein gives MSAFKKAVLFVHRWLGFISGLVVFIVSITGCIFCFQDEIQDAMYSYRTVQAQNTPFLKPSQLQQAALQTLKDGKYGGMAILGPNRAATVRVTDKAGFHVVYVNPYNGKVLGDDIMQKNFFIIVEFIHLYLLLPAKIGKLVVGTSVLIFVAIMITGIILWWPKRKSDRKRSFTIKWGGRWRRVNYDLHNVLGFYSTAIAIILAITGMSMSFEWMEKGIYATGNIGSKVNREFEEREMKSDTVSIPANISVPAIDVAYQTIKKQSPHTQMVFFYGGEKQSDIIHGTAYPTPLHYSFSDSYQFDKHTGKLLHFLPNTKKSPGMKLNNMNYDIHVGQIAGLPGKIIAFIVSLICASLPVTGLIIWLGKRNKKPKAKKVRDIAHRKTHQHLKATTNI, from the coding sequence ATGAGCGCTTTTAAAAAAGCTGTGCTATTTGTTCACCGCTGGCTCGGATTTATATCCGGGCTTGTGGTTTTTATAGTAAGTATAACCGGTTGTATATTCTGTTTTCAGGATGAGATACAGGATGCCATGTATAGCTACCGTACGGTGCAGGCGCAAAATACGCCGTTCTTAAAACCATCGCAACTGCAACAGGCCGCGCTGCAAACCTTAAAGGATGGCAAATACGGCGGCATGGCCATTTTAGGTCCTAACCGCGCCGCAACGGTACGCGTTACCGATAAGGCGGGCTTTCACGTAGTTTATGTGAACCCTTACAACGGTAAGGTGCTGGGCGATGATATTATGCAGAAGAATTTCTTCATCATTGTTGAATTTATACACTTATACCTGCTATTGCCGGCCAAAATAGGCAAGCTGGTGGTTGGTACATCGGTACTCATTTTTGTGGCTATCATGATTACAGGTATTATACTCTGGTGGCCTAAACGTAAAAGCGACCGCAAGCGAAGTTTTACTATTAAATGGGGTGGCCGCTGGCGCAGGGTTAACTATGATTTGCACAACGTGCTGGGTTTTTACTCAACTGCCATAGCTATTATATTAGCTATCACAGGTATGTCTATGAGTTTTGAATGGATGGAGAAAGGTATTTATGCTACCGGCAACATTGGTAGTAAGGTTAACCGCGAATTTGAGGAACGAGAAATGAAATCAGACACGGTTAGCATACCTGCAAATATTTCCGTCCCGGCCATTGATGTGGCCTACCAAACTATTAAAAAACAATCGCCGCATACCCAAATGGTATTTTTTTACGGGGGCGAAAAGCAGAGTGATATCATACATGGAACCGCCTATCCTACACCATTACACTACAGTTTTAGCGACAGCTACCAGTTTGATAAGCATACCGGTAAACTGCTTCACTTTTTGCCCAATACTAAAAAAAGCCCCGGCATGAAGCTTAATAACATGAACTACGATATACATGTAGGGCAAATAGCAGGCTTGCCCGGTAAAATAATTGCGTTTATAGTGAGCTTAATTTGTGCCAGCTTACCGGTAACCGGCCTTATTATATGGCTGGGCAAGCGCAACAAAAAACCAAAGGCCAAAAAGGTGAGAGACATAGCACACCGCAAAACGCATCAGCATTTAAAGGCAACTACCAATATTTAA
- the pafA gene encoding alkaline phosphatase PafA: protein MKIKHLFLAVLVSAPLITSAQKAKPAAPSASLARPKLVVGIVVDQMRWDYLYRYNDRYVAGGFKRMLNEGFTCENTHIDYLPTETGPGHSCIYTGSVPAIHGIAANSFIIQATGKPMYCAEDTTVKGVGSTSPAGLMSPRNLQASTITDELRLATNFRSKVIGIALKDRGSILPAGHTPNGAYWFDDVTGNWITSTYYTTDLPTWVKQFNDRKLPAAYLTKTWETLYPINTYKQSTADNSPYEGAYRGETAPVFPHNFPAIKGVDFAAIRSNPLGNTFTLDFAKAALDAEQLGKGDQTDFLAVSLSSTDYVGHQFGPNSIEAEDTYLRLDRDLAAFFTYLDAKVGKGNYTVFLSADHGAAHNPQFLIDHKIPGGLWDAYAATTQLNTILEKETGLKRTILSIDNYEVNLNNVAIAKAKSDVEKIKAISIDFLRKQAEVMYAVDMEKAQDASIQPDLRERIINGYNKERSGAIQVILKPGYFGGRSKTGTSHGVSSPYDTHIPLVFMGWGVQHGSLNRDTHMTDISATIAALLHIQMPSGCIGKVIPEVLKK, encoded by the coding sequence ATGAAGATCAAACATCTGTTTTTAGCCGTATTGGTATCGGCTCCCTTAATAACATCAGCTCAAAAAGCTAAACCCGCTGCGCCCTCAGCATCGCTGGCACGCCCTAAATTGGTGGTGGGCATTGTGGTTGATCAAATGCGTTGGGATTACCTTTACCGTTATAATGACCGTTATGTAGCCGGAGGGTTTAAGCGTATGCTTAACGAGGGCTTTACCTGCGAAAATACGCATATTGATTACCTGCCTACCGAAACTGGGCCGGGCCATAGCTGTATTTACACAGGTTCGGTACCGGCTATACATGGTATTGCGGCTAACAGCTTTATTATACAGGCTACCGGCAAACCCATGTATTGTGCCGAAGATACTACCGTTAAAGGCGTAGGTTCAACCTCGCCAGCCGGACTTATGTCGCCGCGTAACCTGCAGGCCAGCACCATAACCGATGAGCTGAGGCTGGCTACCAACTTCCGTTCAAAAGTTATTGGCATTGCTTTAAAAGATCGTGGTAGTATCTTACCCGCAGGCCACACCCCCAACGGCGCCTATTGGTTTGATGATGTTACCGGCAACTGGATTACCAGTACCTATTACACTACCGATCTACCTACCTGGGTAAAGCAATTTAATGATAGAAAACTACCTGCGGCTTATTTAACCAAAACCTGGGAAACGCTTTATCCAATAAATACCTACAAACAAAGCACTGCCGATAACAGCCCTTATGAAGGCGCTTACCGTGGCGAAACTGCACCGGTATTTCCGCATAACTTCCCGGCAATAAAGGGTGTTGATTTTGCCGCCATCCGCAGCAACCCGCTGGGCAATACCTTTACTTTAGATTTTGCCAAAGCAGCGCTGGACGCCGAGCAGTTAGGCAAAGGCGACCAAACCGATTTTCTGGCCGTAAGCTTGTCATCAACCGATTATGTGGGTCATCAGTTTGGCCCTAATTCTATTGAGGCCGAAGATACTTACCTGCGTTTAGACCGCGACCTGGCTGCTTTCTTTACTTATCTGGATGCTAAAGTGGGTAAAGGCAACTACACCGTTTTCCTATCGGCCGATCATGGCGCTGCGCACAATCCGCAGTTTTTAATCGACCATAAAATTCCGGGGGGCTTGTGGGATGCTTATGCAGCTACAACCCAATTGAATACTATTTTGGAGAAAGAAACAGGCCTGAAGCGTACCATTTTAAGCATCGATAACTATGAGGTTAACCTGAATAATGTAGCCATTGCCAAGGCTAAATCCGATGTGGAAAAAATTAAAGCAATAAGCATTGATTTTCTGCGCAAACAAGCCGAAGTAATGTATGCGGTTGATATGGAAAAAGCACAAGACGCCAGTATACAGCCTGATTTGCGTGAACGCATAATCAATGGTTACAATAAAGAGCGCAGCGGTGCCATACAAGTGATATTAAAACCGGGTTATTTTGGTGGCCGTAGTAAAACCGGTACATCGCACGGTGTTAGCTCGCCTTATGATACTCATATCCCGCTGGTATTTATGGGTTGGGGTGTACAGCACGGCAGTTTAAACCGCGACACCCACATGACCGATATTTCGGCAACTATAGCCGCACTGCTGCATATACAAATGCCAAGCGGCTGCATTGGCAAGGTAATACCAGAGGTATTGAAAAAGTAA
- the gldD gene encoding gliding motility lipoprotein GldD — protein MELQRNSSGRGVIILLLLAIAAITSCSSEPDYSPKPRGYSRIYFPERKYHQYNSGCAYAFTYPTYAVIEPDKSPGAKGCWINLQMPQFNGTLHLSYQPVTSKKVFNELIEDAHTFAFKHTVKATSIDEGVIRYPERKVYGIYYSIDGNAASSAQFFLTDSTKHYLRGALYFNTPPRLDSIQPVLDFVKKDMALLIKSFKWKSPQG, from the coding sequence ATGGAACTCCAGAGAAATAGCTCCGGACGCGGAGTAATTATCTTATTGTTGCTTGCTATAGCTGCCATAACCAGTTGCAGCAGCGAACCCGATTACTCGCCCAAGCCGCGTGGTTATTCCCGTATTTATTTTCCTGAGCGTAAGTATCACCAGTATAATTCGGGCTGTGCGTATGCTTTTACCTATCCCACTTATGCCGTTATCGAACCCGATAAATCTCCCGGTGCAAAAGGTTGCTGGATAAACCTGCAAATGCCGCAATTTAATGGCACACTGCATTTGAGTTATCAGCCGGTTACCTCTAAAAAGGTATTTAATGAGTTAATAGAGGATGCACACACTTTTGCATTTAAGCACACGGTAAAAGCCACATCAATTGACGAGGGCGTGATACGCTACCCCGAACGCAAAGTATACGGCATCTATTATTCTATAGATGGCAATGCGGCATCATCGGCACAATTCTTTTTAACCGATAGTACTAAACATTACCTGCGTGGAGCATTGTATTTTAACACTCCTCCCCGTTTAGATTCTATACAGCCTGTATTGGATTTTGTAAAGAAAGACATGGCCCTGCTCATTAAAAGCTTTAAATGGAAAAGCCCTCAAGGCTAA
- a CDS encoding shikimate dehydrogenase family protein, with the protein MKQYGLIGYPLTHSFSKKYFAEKFENEKIEDHTYDLYEIDNLSNFPELLRANPGLCGLNVTIPHKIGVMFYLDWVHPDAKEVDAVNCIRITAESPIAAAFSGEVGIKDHEFRLEGFNTDVYGFEMSLKPLLGSQHTHALVLGTGGASRAVKYVLNKLSIYTRFVSRETDGDRIGYADVTPELLSKYKLIINTTPLGMAPNIDKCPDIPYEALTNEHLLYDLIYNPEETLFLQKGREQGAATKNGHEMLILQAEKSWEIWNSREIAPDAE; encoded by the coding sequence ATGAAACAATACGGGTTAATAGGGTATCCGCTTACGCACTCTTTTTCGAAGAAATACTTTGCCGAAAAATTTGAGAACGAAAAAATAGAGGATCATACTTACGACCTGTATGAAATTGATAACCTGAGTAATTTTCCTGAATTACTGCGTGCAAACCCGGGGTTGTGCGGTCTTAACGTAACTATTCCGCATAAAATTGGCGTAATGTTTTACCTCGATTGGGTACACCCTGATGCTAAGGAGGTTGATGCCGTAAACTGCATCCGCATTACGGCCGAGAGCCCTATAGCCGCAGCATTTTCGGGCGAGGTGGGCATTAAAGATCATGAGTTCCGCCTGGAAGGTTTCAATACCGATGTGTACGGCTTTGAAATGTCGCTTAAACCGCTTTTAGGCTCACAGCATACGCACGCTTTGGTGCTGGGTACCGGTGGAGCATCGCGCGCGGTAAAGTATGTATTGAATAAGCTAAGCATTTATACCCGGTTCGTATCGCGCGAAACTGATGGCGACCGTATTGGCTATGCCGATGTTACGCCCGAGCTGCTTAGCAAATACAAGCTTATTATCAACACCACGCCGCTGGGGATGGCTCCTAATATTGATAAATGCCCAGATATACCGTACGAAGCTTTAACCAACGAGCATTTACTGTACGATTTGATTTATAATCCTGAGGAAACGCTGTTTTTGCAAAAAGGGCGCGAACAAGGCGCTGCAACAAAAAACGGGCACGAGATGTTAATACTTCAGGCCGAAAAATCATGGGAAATATGGAACTCCAGAGAAATAGCTCCGGACGCGGAGTAA
- a CDS encoding phosphosulfolactate synthase: MNYALNNIPERTPKPRSSGMTMVMDKGLSLRQVEDFLEVSAEYTDIVKLGWATSYVTPNLKEKLNLYKQAGIPVYFGGTLFEAFIIRNQYDDYCRMLDTFGLQYAEVSDGSITIEHDLKCEYISKLSKQVTVISEVGSKDVQKIFAPYKWIQLMKAELEAGSWKVIAEARESGNVGIYRDSGEVRQGLVDEILTQIPAETIIWEAPQKAQQTWFIKLIGTNVNLGNIAPADMIPLETLRLGLRSDTFDHFLNQ; this comes from the coding sequence ATGAATTACGCTTTAAATAACATACCCGAACGCACCCCAAAACCTCGCAGCAGCGGCATGACTATGGTTATGGACAAAGGCTTGAGCTTACGCCAGGTGGAGGATTTTTTAGAAGTTTCGGCTGAATATACTGACATTGTAAAGCTGGGTTGGGCAACGTCATACGTTACGCCTAACCTTAAAGAAAAGCTTAACCTTTACAAACAAGCCGGTATACCCGTTTACTTTGGCGGTACCTTATTTGAAGCGTTTATCATCCGTAACCAATACGATGATTATTGCCGCATGCTTGATACCTTTGGTTTACAATACGCCGAGGTTTCTGACGGCTCTATTACCATTGAGCATGATTTAAAATGCGAATACATCAGTAAGCTAAGCAAGCAGGTAACTGTAATATCAGAAGTTGGCTCTAAGGATGTGCAAAAGATCTTTGCCCCATACAAATGGATTCAACTCATGAAGGCCGAGCTGGAAGCCGGCTCGTGGAAAGTAATTGCCGAAGCAAGGGAAAGCGGAAACGTAGGCATTTACCGCGATTCGGGCGAGGTGCGCCAGGGACTTGTGGATGAAATTTTAACCCAGATACCTGCCGAAACCATTATTTGGGAAGCCCCGCAAAAAGCACAGCAAACCTGGTTTATTAAATTAATAGGCACCAATGTAAACCTGGGTAACATTGCACCTGCTGATATGATACCGCTCGAAACACTGAGACTTGGTTTGCGAAGCGATACTTTTGATCATTTCTTAAATCAATAA
- a CDS encoding site-specific integrase — MKNSKSFSVLFWTNKAKSDVNGLVPLYARVTVEGKRAEISLKKKLSPRKWDAASGFMKGSSNEVRVINKHINDVGNALYDIYTALSQCDSGFTAEDIKNKFLGHTSVRTRRKTILEVFDGHNADVEKLVGKDYVKATLTKYKTIRDKVEAFIQSKYHREEMFLDELDFVFITAFEKYLKIEDGIEHNTAMGYIKRVKRILTIAVHNKWVTHNPFLAFKCTTRKITRTHLTDEELAVLASKKFTIKRLEEVRDCFLFSCYTGYAFVDASKLTQENIVIKNGDEYWINANRTKTAITANVPLLPEAKAIIEKYRGHVLCEIKNKLLPLKSNQKMNAYLKEIADLCCIRKNLTTHIARHTFATTVTLGNDVPIETVSKMLGHTKITTTQIYARVQEKKISRDMAALLKNNKT; from the coding sequence ATGAAAAATTCTAAAAGTTTTTCGGTTCTTTTCTGGACAAACAAGGCAAAGTCAGATGTTAATGGATTGGTGCCTTTGTACGCCAGGGTTACAGTAGAAGGGAAGAGAGCTGAAATTTCACTGAAAAAAAAGCTAAGCCCACGCAAGTGGGATGCGGCTTCCGGCTTTATGAAAGGAAGCAGTAATGAAGTGCGGGTTATCAATAAGCACATCAACGATGTTGGTAATGCCCTCTATGATATTTACACTGCACTGTCGCAATGCGACAGTGGTTTTACCGCTGAGGATATTAAAAATAAATTCTTGGGGCATACCTCTGTCCGCACAAGACGCAAAACCATTCTTGAGGTATTTGATGGGCACAACGCAGATGTCGAGAAACTCGTCGGAAAAGATTATGTAAAAGCAACGTTGACCAAATACAAAACCATTCGGGATAAAGTAGAAGCATTCATCCAGTCAAAGTATCACAGGGAGGAAATGTTTCTTGATGAACTTGACTTCGTTTTTATCACAGCCTTTGAAAAGTACTTAAAAATCGAAGATGGAATTGAACACAATACGGCAATGGGATATATCAAACGGGTTAAAAGGATTTTGACCATTGCCGTACACAACAAGTGGGTAACGCATAACCCTTTCCTAGCATTTAAGTGTACCACAAGAAAAATCACCCGCACACATCTCACCGATGAAGAGCTGGCTGTCCTTGCTTCAAAGAAGTTTACTATTAAGAGATTAGAAGAGGTAAGAGATTGTTTCCTTTTCAGTTGTTACACAGGCTATGCCTTCGTAGATGCCAGTAAGCTCACTCAGGAAAACATAGTAATCAAGAATGGCGACGAATATTGGATCAATGCCAATCGGACGAAAACAGCAATCACTGCGAACGTTCCGTTGCTGCCGGAGGCTAAAGCCATAATAGAAAAATACAGGGGGCATGTGCTTTGTGAGATTAAAAATAAATTACTTCCATTGAAGAGCAATCAGAAAATGAATGCCTACTTAAAAGAGATTGCTGACCTATGTTGTATCAGGAAGAACCTTACTACGCACATTGCAAGACATACCTTCGCCACCACTGTTACCTTGGGAAACGATGTTCCTATCGAAACAGTCAGCAAAATGTTAGGTCATACCAAGATTACCACGACACAGATTTATGCTCGGGTGCAGGAGAAGAAAATAAGTCGCGACATGGCTGCCTTACTAAAAAACAACAAAACTTGA